From one Triticum aestivum cultivar Chinese Spring chromosome 4B, IWGSC CS RefSeq v2.1, whole genome shotgun sequence genomic stretch:
- the LOC123094848 gene encoding 60S ribosomal protein L10 isoform X2, which yields MGRRPARCYRQIKNKPYPKSRYCRGVPDPKIRIFDVGQKKRGVDEFPLCVHLVSWEKENVTSEALEAARIACNKYMAKHAGKDAFHLHVRAHPYHVLRINKMLSCAGADRLQTGMRGAFGKPTGMCARVHIGQVLLSVRCRDAHAAHAQEALRRAKFKFPGRQRVIVSGKWGFTKFKREEYLKLKSEGRIVPDGVNAKLLTWHGSLEGRPRGKGVFPPSVAESA from the exons ATGGGAAGGA GGCCTGCTCGGTGCTACCGCCAGATCAAGAACAAGCCGTACCCCAAGTCGCGGTACTGCCGCGGGGTGCCGGACCCCAAGATCCGCATCTTCGACGTGGGGCAGAAGAAGCGGGGCGTGGACGAGTTCCCGCTGTGCGTGCACCTGGTGAGCTGGGAGAAGGAGAACGTGACGAgcgaggccctggaggcggcccgGATCGCCTGCAACAAGTACATGGCCAAGCACGCCGGCAAGGACGCCTTCCACCTCCACGTGCGCGCGCACCCCTACCACGTCCTCCGCATCAACAAGATGCTCTCCTGCGCCGGCGCCGACCGGCTGCAGACCGGCATGCGCGGCGCCTTCGGCAAGCCCACCGGGATGTGCGCGCGGGTGCACATCGGCCAGGTGCTGCTCTCGGTGCGCTGCCGCGACGCGCACGCGGCCCACGCGCAGGAGGCGCTGCGCCGGGCCAAGTTCAAGTTCCCCGGACGCCAGAGGGTCATCGTCAGCGGCAAATG GGGATTCACCAAGTTTAAGCGCGAAGAGTATCTCAAGCTCAAGAGCGAGGGCCGCATCGTCCCCGATGGTGTCAACGCCAAG TTGCTGACTTGGCACGGGTCGCTCGAGGGACGCCCGCGAGGAAAAGGTGTCTTTCCACCCTCCGTCGCCGAATCGGCTTGA
- the LOC123094848 gene encoding 60S ribosomal protein L10 isoform X1 has product MHDVSNIYLNQRRCCSGPARCYRQIKNKPYPKSRYCRGVPDPKIRIFDVGQKKRGVDEFPLCVHLVSWEKENVTSEALEAARIACNKYMAKHAGKDAFHLHVRAHPYHVLRINKMLSCAGADRLQTGMRGAFGKPTGMCARVHIGQVLLSVRCRDAHAAHAQEALRRAKFKFPGRQRVIVSGKWGFTKFKREEYLKLKSEGRIVPDGVNAKLLTWHGSLEGRPRGKGVFPPSVAESA; this is encoded by the exons ATGCACGATGTTAGTAATATCTACTTGAACCAACGCCGTTGTTGTTCAGGGCCTGCTCGGTGCTACCGCCAGATCAAGAACAAGCCGTACCCCAAGTCGCGGTACTGCCGCGGGGTGCCGGACCCCAAGATCCGCATCTTCGACGTGGGGCAGAAGAAGCGGGGCGTGGACGAGTTCCCGCTGTGCGTGCACCTGGTGAGCTGGGAGAAGGAGAACGTGACGAgcgaggccctggaggcggcccgGATCGCCTGCAACAAGTACATGGCCAAGCACGCCGGCAAGGACGCCTTCCACCTCCACGTGCGCGCGCACCCCTACCACGTCCTCCGCATCAACAAGATGCTCTCCTGCGCCGGCGCCGACCGGCTGCAGACCGGCATGCGCGGCGCCTTCGGCAAGCCCACCGGGATGTGCGCGCGGGTGCACATCGGCCAGGTGCTGCTCTCGGTGCGCTGCCGCGACGCGCACGCGGCCCACGCGCAGGAGGCGCTGCGCCGGGCCAAGTTCAAGTTCCCCGGACGCCAGAGGGTCATCGTCAGCGGCAAATG GGGATTCACCAAGTTTAAGCGCGAAGAGTATCTCAAGCTCAAGAGCGAGGGCCGCATCGTCCCCGATGGTGTCAACGCCAAG TTGCTGACTTGGCACGGGTCGCTCGAGGGACGCCCGCGAGGAAAAGGTGTCTTTCCACCCTCCGTCGCCGAATCGGCTTGA